A single region of the Lotus japonicus ecotype B-129 chromosome 4, LjGifu_v1.2 genome encodes:
- the LOC130711131 gene encoding probable disease resistance protein At5g66900: MADVAQLAFLTLHLDPPREEIKTLIREKDAGEGDKCLCWGNFISLLQLCVNKLCHNNKDDFLNVDGEKQAQMANDVKDTLYKVRGFLELISKEDFEQKFSGAPIKRPYGVPANPEFTVGVDVPLNKLKVELLKDGTKVLVLSGLGGSGKTTLATKLCLDEQIKGKFRGNILFVTFSKTPNLKNIVERLFEHCGYPVPEFQSDEDAVNQLGLLLRKIEGSSILLVLDDVWPGSEALVEKFRFRISDYKILVTSRVTFPRFGTPCILKPLGHEDAMTLFRHYALLKKSNSNTPDEDLVQKVVRNCKGLPLAIKVIGTSLSHQPNGLWQKTLKELSLDHSILDSNTELLTQFQKILDVLQDNPIIKECFMDLALFPEDQRIPVASLIDMWAELYGLDDDGIEAMAIINKLVSMNLANHLITRISASDTDNYHFIILHDLLRELGIYQSMRAPVEQRKRFIIDTSENERKWWFGEKQQGMMSRMLSKFRRRCIKQNPQLVPARTLSISTDESCASHWSYIQPAQAEVLILNHQTKKYSFPEFMEKLSKLKVLTVTNYGFHPSELNNFEILGSLSNLKRIRLEQISVASFGTLKNVKKLSLYMCDTRYAFEKCEIRISDAFPNLIDLNIDYCKDMVKLPTGLCDITPLKKLCITNCHKLSALPQEIGNLENLELLRFSSCTDLEGIPDSIGNLPNLRLFDISDCLSLPNLPDEIGDLRNLRNLYMTSCAACELPASVINLENLTVTCDEETAASWEGFEPMMTNLKIEVPHVDFNLNWLHAIPA, translated from the exons ATGGCTGACGTAGCTCAACTCGCTTTTCTTACATTACACTTGGATCCACCCAGAGAAGAAATCAAGACCCTTATCAGAGAAAAAGATGCAGGGGAAGGGGACAAGTGTCTCTGTTGGGGAAACTTTATCTCTTTGCTTCAACTCTGTGTGAACAAGCTTTGTCATAATAATAAAGATGATTTCTTAAATGTTGATGGTGAAAAGCAAGCTCAAATGGCTAATGATGTGAAGGACACACTTTACAAGGTTAGAGGATTTCTTGAGCTTATTAGCAAAGAGGATTTTGAGCAGAAATTTAGTGGAGCACCCATTAAGCGTCCTTATGGTGTTCCAGCAAACCCTGAATTCACTGTTGGGGTGGATGTGCCGTTGAATAAGTTGAAGGTGGAGCTTCTCAAAGATGGTACCAAAGTCCTTGTGTTGAGTGGTTTGGGTGGATCAGGGAAAACCACTTTGGCTACAAAGCTTTGTTTGGATGAACAAATCAAGG GTAAATTCAGGGGAAATATTTTGTTTGTTACCTTCTCAAAAACGCCCAACTTGAAGAATATTGTGGAGAGATTATTTGAACACTGTGGATATCCGGTGCCTGAGTTTCAAAGCGACGAGGATGCAGTTAATCAATTGGGACTTCTGTTGAGGAAAATTGAGGGAAGTTCAATTTTGCTGGTTCTGGATGATGTTTGGCCTGGTTCTGAAGCCCTTGTTGAGAAATTTCGATTCCGGATATCCGATTATAAAATTTTGGTGACTTCAAGGGTCACATTTCCTAGATTTGGCACCCCATGTATCCTAAAACCTCTTGGTCATGAAGATGCAATGACCCTTTTCCGCCACTATGCTCTCTTGAAAAAAAGCAATTCAAATACTCCTGACGAAGATCTTGTACAGAAG GTTGTGAGAAATTGCAAGGGCTTGCCGCTTGCCATTAAAGTGATTGGCACGTCACTCAGTCATCAGCCTAATGGGTTGTGGCAGAAGACATTGAAGGAACTGTCACTGGATCATTCTATACTTGATTCTAATACTGAATTACTTACCCAATTCCAAAAGATCTTAGATGTTTTACAAGATAATCCCATCATCAAGGAGTGCTTCATGGACCTAGCATTATTCCCTGAAGACCAAAGAATTCCTGTTGCTTCTCTCATTGATATGTGGGCCGAGTTGTATGGACTAGATGATGACGGCATAGAAGCAATGGCCATCATCAACAAATTAGTCTCCATGAATCTGGCAAACCACTTAATAACAAG GATAAGTGCAAGTGACACAGATAATTACCACTTCATCATCCTTCATGATCTTCTAAGAGAGCTTGGAATTTATCAAAGCATGCGAGCACCAGTTGAACAGAGAAAAAGATTCATTATTGACACAAGTGAAAATGAGCGTAAATGGTGGTTTGGGGAGAAGCAGCAAGGCATGATGTCCCGCATGCTGTCAAAATTTCGTAGAAGGTGTATCAAACAGAATCCCCAACTGGTCCCTGCCCGCACATTGTCTATATCAACTG ACGAAAGTTGCGCTTCACATTGGTCATACATACAACCAGCTCAAGCTGAGGTTTTGATTTTAAATCATCAAACTAAGAAGTACTCATTTCCAGAGTTCATGGAGAAGTTGAGTAAACTAAAAGTTCTGACCGTAACAAATTATGGTTTCCATCCTTCTGAACTGAATAATTTTGAGATACTTGGCTCTTTGTCCAACCTGAAAAGAATAAGGCTAGAGCAGATTTCTGTTGCTTCCTTTGGCACTTTGAAGAATGTTAAAAAACTATCCCTCTACATGTGTGATACAAGATATGCATTCGAAAAATGTGAGATCCGAATTTCAGATGCATTTCCTAATCTTATAGATTTGAACATTGACTACTGCAAAGATATGGTGAAACTCCCTACTGGGCTCTGTGATATCACCCCTCTAAAGAAACTCTGCATTACAAATTGCCACAAGCTTTCTGCGCTGCCCCAAGAGATCGGAAACTTGGAGAATTTGGAACTATTGAGGTTCAGTTCTTGTACTGATCTAGAAGGGATACCAGATTCTATTGGAAATCTTCCAAACCTGCGGCTTTTTGACATCTCAGACTGCCTAAGCCTTCCAAATTTACCAGATGAAATTGGTGATCTGCGTAATTTAAGAAATCTCTACATGACTAGTTGTGCAGCATGTGAATTGCCAGCCTCTGTCATCAATCTTGAGAATTTAACGGTGACATGTGATGAAGAAACTGCTGCTTCGTGGGAAGGTTTTGAACCTATGATGACCAATCTGAAAATAGAAGTTCCTCACGTTGATTTTAACTTAAACTGGCTTCATGCAATTCCCGCCTGA